From a single Silene latifolia isolate original U9 population chromosome 6, ASM4854445v1, whole genome shotgun sequence genomic region:
- the LOC141588331 gene encoding uncharacterized protein LOC141588331 — MSIDCSDQIQFPPLSSQKTKTNVNNHDVLGPSVVLGGPDGDGQKTVEVHQLVGIPPYDLAAPDDSSEWRVQSKRRGKQPLRTIPEENEELLQFSDDDVKEELEYWKNSVYGFVLGANPPVDVVEGFLKRLWAKFPIDKISFCSNGVFIVRFKTSAARTQILQQGHFLFDNKPLIVRPWSEGVALEKEVIKEVPVWVKVHNLPLKFWGKCLPKIAGIMGTFVRCDDATKEKTRLGFARVMIDVPFGKPIPEKIKFLDVDGSVICLKVEFEWKPLLCTQCNGIGHDTSKCRKGKTDAPQKKVVQPVGKQQWRPKQKKPVAAPPVVTPPAAEPTAPVSTPVEIPNNFEVNWTRDGKYHVVDTPARRIIRYSRQEMVKTGLQAIQFGKHNFMESINNVTPKVGVGTNGSALSPMGDNIGLFGLLETKVKPLSLNSVRNNLCSSWCLTTNTQCHKGGRVWLLWNPAMFRVHILEYNAQFIHLQATDMGTNTHFHLTMVYAFNGLHERKELWSKLSQFKDYIQGAWAICGDFNTVLSPNERLGGASSEEEITDFKNCIDDCEVMDCPATGSLFTWCNKHEPATRVYSRLDRVLVNQKWLQDYPQAYAFFYCEGIFNHCPCVVQSKLVGGKKKRSFKYFNMWSKSVDFQKCVKTVWDQNWPGTKMYKLVCKLKHLKGPLKNLNKNDFVDVENNYARAQMYLEKVQLSLRTDPLNPDLIVQEREAASSVRFLNEACYV, encoded by the exons ATGTCGATTGATTGTTCAGATCAAATTCAATTCCCCCCTCTTTCTAgtcaaaaaaccaaaacaaatgtGAATAATCATGATGTTCTTGGTCCATCGGTGGTGTTGGGAGGCCCTGATGGTGACGGGCAGAAGACGGTTGAAGTTCATCAATTGGTTGGAATCCCTCCTTATGATTTGGCTGCGCCTGATGATTCTTCGGAATGGAGGGTTCAGAGCAAGCGTAGGGGAAAACAACCATTGCGTACAATCCCTGAAGAGAATGAAGAATTGTTACAATTTTCTGATGATGATGTTAAGGAAGAATTGGAATACTGGAAGAATTCAGTCTATGGGTTTGTTCTGGGTGCGAATCCTCCGGTTGATGTGGTCGAAGGTTTCCTTAAGCGCCTATGGGCGAAGTTTCCCATTGACAAGATTTCCTTCTGTTCTAATGGGGTTTTCATTGTCAGATTCAAAACCAGTGCCGCTCGTACTCAAATTCTTCAGCAAGGGCATTTTCTTTTTGATAATAAGCCTTTAATTGTCCGTCCTTGGTCTGAAGGGGTAGCACTAGAGAAAGAAGTTATTAAGGAGGTTCCTGTGTGGGTGAAGGTCCATAATCTCCCTCTAAAATTTTGGGGGAAATGCCTTCCCAAAATTGCAGGAATCATGGGTACTTTTGTTCGTTGTGATGATGCTACGAAGGAGAAAACTAGGCTAGGGTTTGCCCGGGTGATGATTGATGTACCTTTTGGTAAACCTATCCCAGAAAAGATTAAGTTCTTGGATGTTGATGGAAGTGTCATCTGCCTCAAGGTTGAATTTGAATGGAAACCTTTGTTGTGTACTCAGTGTAATGGTATTGGGCATGACACCTCTAAATGCAGAAAAGGGAAGACTGATGCTCCTCAAAAGAAGGTGGTTCAACCAGTGGGGAAACAACAATGGAGGCCAAAGCAGAAGAAACCAGTAGCTGCACCTCCTGTTGTTACTCCTCCTGCAGCTGAGCCTACTGCCCCTGTAAGTACCCCTGTTGAAATACCAAACAATTTTGAAGTGAATTGGACTAGGGATGGGAAGTACCATGTTGTTGATACTCCTGCCCGTAGGATTATCAGATATAGTAGACAAGAAATGGTGAAAACTGGATTACAAGCTATTCAATTTGGGAAACACAATTTCATGGAATCCATTAACAATGTAACCCCTAAAGTAGGTGTGGGTACGAATGGTAGTGCATTATCCCCAATGGGGGATAAT ATAGGGTTATTTGgcctccttgagacaaaggtgaAACCTTTGTCTCTAAATTCTGTTAGAAACAATTTATGCAGCTCTTGGTGTCTTACTACTAATACTCAGTGCCATAAAGGAGGTAGGGTTTGGCTTTTATGGAATCCTGCTATGTTTAGAGTGCATATTTTAGAATACAATGCCCAATTCATACACCTGCAGGCTACTGATATGGGAACTAATACTCACTTCCATCTTACTATGGTGTATGCTTTTAATGGGTTACATGAGAGAAAAGAGTTGTGGAGTAAACTTAGTCAGTTTAAGGATTATATTCAGGGAGCCTGGGCTATATGTGGTGACTTTAATACTGTGCTTAGTCCTAATGAAAGATTGGGTGGGGCTTCCTCAGAAGAAGAGATTACTGACTTTAAGAATTGTATTGATGATTGTGAAGTGATGGACTGTCCAGCTACAGGCTCACTGTTCACTTGGTGTAATAAGCATGAACCTGCTACCAGGGTGTATAGTAGACTGGACAGAGTCCTTGTCAACCAGAAGTGGCTACAAGACTATCCTCAGGCTTATGCCTTTTTCTATTGTGAAGGAATTTTTAATCATTGCCCGTGTGTTGTTCAATCTAAGCTTGTTGGGGGGAAGAAAAAGAGAAGtttcaaatattttaatatgtggagtaAGTCTGTGGATTTTCAGAAGTGTGTGAAGACTGTTTGGGATCAAAACTGGCCTGGAACAAAAATGTATAAGTTGGTTTGTAAGCTTAAGCATTTGAAAGGGCCTCTTAAAAATCTCAATAAGAATGATTTTGTGGATGTTGAGAATAATTATGCTAGAGCCCAGATGTACTTGGAGAAGGTTCAACTAAGTCTAAGGACTGATCCACTTAATCCTGATCTCATTGTACAGGAAAGGGAGGCTGCTAGTAGTGTTAGGTTTTTAAATGAGGCCTgctatgtgtag